Proteins from a single region of Starkeya sp. ORNL1:
- a CDS encoding SDR family oxidoreductase translates to MSRLTNRTVLVTAAAQGIGRAIAKAFVEAGATVWATDINEAGLADLEGANLRRLDVLDDNAANALVAEIGRVDILCNCAGFVHAGTVLDCTSDEFDFAFALNVKSMYRTIRAALPGMLERKDGCIINIASVAGSVKGVPNRFAYGMTKAAVVGLTKSVAADYVTQGIRCNAICPGTVESPSLQNRLKAQGDYEAARTAFIARQPIGRIGEPEEIADLAVYLATATYTTGQTHIIDGGWSM, encoded by the coding sequence TTGTCACGCCTGACCAACCGAACCGTACTCGTCACCGCCGCGGCGCAGGGCATCGGCCGCGCCATCGCCAAGGCCTTTGTCGAGGCCGGCGCGACGGTCTGGGCAACCGACATCAACGAAGCCGGGCTCGCCGACCTCGAGGGCGCCAATCTGCGCCGCCTTGACGTGCTGGACGACAATGCGGCGAACGCGCTCGTGGCCGAAATCGGCCGCGTCGACATACTGTGCAATTGTGCCGGCTTCGTGCATGCCGGCACGGTGCTGGATTGCACCAGCGACGAGTTCGACTTCGCCTTCGCGCTCAATGTGAAGTCGATGTACCGCACCATCCGCGCAGCGCTGCCGGGGATGCTGGAGCGCAAGGATGGTTGCATCATCAATATCGCCTCGGTCGCCGGCAGCGTGAAGGGCGTGCCGAACCGCTTCGCCTACGGCATGACCAAGGCAGCCGTGGTCGGCCTCACCAAATCGGTCGCCGCCGACTATGTGACGCAGGGCATACGCTGCAACGCCATCTGCCCCGGCACGGTGGAGAGCCCGTCCTTGCAGAACCGCCTGAAGGCGCAGGGCGATTATGAGGCGGCGCGTACTGCCTTCATCGCCCGCCAGCCGATCGGGCGCATCGGCGAGCCGGAAGAGATCGCCGATCTCGCCGTCTATCTCGCCACCGCCACCTACACCACCGGGCAGACCCACATCATCGACGGCGGATGGTCGATGTAA
- a CDS encoding fumarylacetoacetate hydrolase family protein: MKLLRYGPRGQEKPGLLDSEGRIRSLEAHVDDIAGGALSPAALERLGSLDVAKLPLVEGKPRLGPCVAGIGKFICVGLNYSDHAAETGAEIPSEPILFMKATSAISGPDDDVEIPRGSTKTDWEVELGVVIGSQAKYVSQEDALDHVAGYCVINDVSEREFQIERLGQWTKGKSCDTFGPIGPWLVTKDEVADPQKLKMWLDVNERRFQDGSTATMIYDVAFLVSYISQFMSLQPGDVISTGTPPGVGLGLKPPSYLKAGDIVTLSIEGLGVQRQKFVQG; the protein is encoded by the coding sequence ATGAAATTGCTGCGTTACGGCCCGCGCGGGCAGGAAAAGCCCGGTCTGCTGGATTCCGAAGGACGGATCCGCTCGCTTGAAGCCCATGTCGACGACATTGCCGGCGGGGCGCTTTCACCCGCGGCGCTGGAGCGCCTTGGTTCGCTCGACGTTGCCAAGCTGCCCCTGGTCGAGGGCAAGCCGCGCCTCGGTCCTTGCGTCGCCGGCATCGGCAAGTTCATCTGCGTCGGGCTGAACTATTCCGACCATGCCGCCGAGACCGGAGCGGAGATCCCCTCCGAGCCGATCCTGTTCATGAAGGCGACCTCGGCGATCTCAGGCCCGGACGATGATGTCGAGATTCCGCGCGGCTCGACGAAGACCGACTGGGAGGTCGAGCTCGGCGTCGTCATCGGCTCGCAGGCCAAGTACGTCAGCCAGGAGGACGCGCTCGACCATGTCGCCGGCTATTGCGTCATCAATGACGTGTCGGAGCGCGAATTCCAGATCGAACGGCTTGGCCAGTGGACCAAGGGCAAGTCCTGCGACACCTTCGGCCCGATCGGCCCCTGGCTGGTGACCAAGGATGAGGTCGCCGATCCGCAGAAGCTGAAAATGTGGCTCGACGTCAATGAGCGGCGCTTCCAGGACGGGTCGACCGCGACGATGATCTATGACGTCGCCTTCCTGGTGTCCTATATATCCCAGTTCATGAGCCTGCAGCCCGGCGACGTCATCTCCACCGGAACGCCGCCCGGCGTGGGCCTCGGCCTGAAGCCGCCTTCCTATCTCAAGGCCGGTGACATCGTCACCTTGAGCATCGAAGGGCTGGGCGTTCAGCGCCAGAAGTTCGTGCAGGGCTAG
- the larA gene encoding nickel-dependent lactate racemase has product MSGTNDTISIAFGRGQLPLKLAPGTDITVIRKAVLPKLPDQAAAIRHAFDHPIGAAPLSELARGKASACILICDITRPVPNRLFLRPMIETMVASGIPLERINVLVATGLHRPNEGEELAELVGDPWVLANVRVENHFARNEADHVDLGRTTTRNTPVTIDRRFVEAELRIATGLVEPHFMAGWSGGRKVVAPGVAGHETIRTFHSARFMEDPLAVQCNLVGNPLHEEQLEIVRTIGDIYALNTVIDEDRDLVYVTFGEIIASHLKAVDFISGATRIPVPRKFKTVVTSSAGYPLDKTYYQTVKGMVTPLDILEPGGTLIIASECSEGFGSEEFRDAQTRLVELGPERFLATISAKTLADVDEWQTEMQLKPMRVGKVVLYTTGLTDHERAITGVEISAGLDAAIADSLARHGDGAIAVIPEGPYVVPVHEPR; this is encoded by the coding sequence ATGTCGGGAACCAATGACACCATCAGCATCGCTTTCGGCCGCGGCCAGCTGCCCTTGAAGCTCGCTCCGGGCACCGACATCACGGTGATCCGCAAGGCGGTGCTGCCCAAGCTGCCGGACCAGGCCGCCGCCATCCGCCACGCCTTCGACCACCCGATCGGCGCGGCGCCGCTCAGCGAGCTGGCGCGCGGCAAGGCGAGCGCCTGCATCCTGATCTGCGATATCACCCGGCCGGTGCCGAACCGGCTGTTCCTGCGCCCGATGATCGAGACCATGGTGGCTTCCGGCATTCCGCTGGAGCGCATCAATGTGCTGGTCGCCACCGGCCTGCATCGCCCGAACGAGGGCGAGGAACTGGCCGAACTGGTCGGCGATCCCTGGGTGCTGGCCAATGTGCGGGTGGAGAACCATTTCGCCCGCAACGAGGCCGACCATGTCGATCTCGGCCGCACCACGACCCGCAACACCCCGGTGACGATCGACCGGCGCTTCGTCGAGGCCGAGCTGCGCATCGCTACCGGCCTGGTCGAGCCGCATTTCATGGCCGGCTGGTCGGGTGGGCGCAAGGTGGTGGCGCCGGGCGTCGCCGGCCACGAGACCATCCGCACCTTCCATTCCGCCCGCTTCATGGAAGATCCGCTGGCGGTGCAGTGCAATCTGGTCGGCAATCCACTGCATGAGGAGCAGCTGGAGATCGTCCGCACCATTGGCGACATCTATGCGCTGAACACGGTGATCGACGAGGATCGCGACCTCGTCTACGTCACCTTCGGCGAGATTATCGCGAGCCATCTCAAGGCGGTCGACTTCATCAGCGGCGCCACCCGCATTCCGGTTCCGCGCAAGTTCAAGACCGTAGTCACCTCGTCCGCCGGCTATCCGCTGGACAAGACCTACTACCAGACGGTCAAGGGCATGGTGACGCCGCTCGACATCCTCGAGCCCGGCGGCACGCTGATCATCGCCTCGGAATGCTCGGAGGGCTTCGGCTCGGAAGAGTTCCGCGACGCCCAGACCCGCCTGGTCGAGCTGGGTCCGGAGCGCTTCCTCGCCACCATCAGCGCCAAGACGCTGGCCGATGTCGATGAGTGGCAGACCGAGATGCAGTTGAAGCCGATGCGCGTCGGCAAGGTGGTGCTCTACACCACCGGGCTTACCGACCATGAGCGCGCTATCACCGGCGTGGAGATATCGGCCGGGCTGGACGCCGCGATCGCGGACAGCCTCGCCCGGCATGGCGATGGCGCCATAGCGGTGATCCCGGAAGGGCCTTATGTCGTGCCGGTGCACGAGCCGCGCTAA
- a CDS encoding LarC family nickel insertion protein produces the protein MTGPYHIHLDAVGGIAGDMFVAAMLDAFPQLGERVFADLAKVLPKDAGRPLLAEGSSGAVRCLRFGLEAMAPHGHHHHHGQESHSHPHHHHGRYRDLVARIEAAGLSDGTAAHAGAILRHIAEAEAHIHRVALDDVHFHELADWDSLMDVVAAGSIAAALTGTRWSVSELPRGGGMVRTQHGLLPVPAPATVEILQGFAWRDDGIGGERVTPTGAAILRHLVTGTGKAEGRLEASGTGAGTRDLPGMPNILRVLAFAPASLSHDRVAVLSFDIDDMTGEEIGVAADRLRALDGVRDLAISALIGKKGRPLHGFRLLVAPEALDAVKERCLDETSTIGLRWHFEERDLLERRGETRRDGETAVRVKQVRRPGRVSVKVESDDLASLDGLTERRAVKERLEGSEK, from the coding sequence GTGACCGGGCCATACCATATCCATCTCGATGCTGTGGGCGGCATTGCCGGCGACATGTTCGTCGCCGCCATGCTCGACGCCTTCCCACAGCTCGGCGAGCGGGTGTTCGCCGATCTCGCCAAGGTGCTGCCGAAGGATGCCGGCCGGCCGCTCCTGGCCGAGGGCTCCAGCGGAGCGGTGCGCTGCCTGCGCTTCGGGCTGGAGGCGATGGCGCCGCATGGCCATCACCACCATCATGGACAAGAGTCGCATTCCCACCCGCATCATCATCATGGCCGCTATCGCGATCTGGTGGCGCGGATCGAGGCTGCGGGGTTAAGCGACGGAACCGCCGCGCATGCTGGCGCCATCCTTCGCCACATCGCCGAGGCCGAGGCGCACATCCACCGCGTGGCGCTGGACGACGTGCATTTCCACGAATTGGCCGACTGGGATTCGCTGATGGACGTGGTGGCAGCCGGCTCGATTGCCGCTGCCTTGACGGGTACGCGCTGGAGCGTGTCCGAGCTGCCGCGCGGCGGCGGCATGGTGCGCACCCAGCACGGTCTGCTCCCGGTTCCGGCACCGGCCACCGTCGAGATCCTGCAAGGCTTCGCCTGGCGCGACGATGGGATCGGTGGCGAGCGGGTGACGCCGACCGGCGCCGCGATCCTGCGCCATCTGGTGACGGGCACAGGCAAGGCCGAAGGCAGGCTGGAGGCGAGCGGCACGGGAGCCGGCACCCGCGACCTGCCGGGCATGCCGAACATATTGCGGGTGCTGGCGTTTGCACCGGCGAGCCTCAGTCATGATCGCGTCGCGGTGTTGTCCTTCGACATTGACGACATGACCGGCGAGGAGATCGGCGTCGCTGCCGACCGGCTGCGGGCGCTGGACGGGGTGCGCGATCTCGCCATCTCCGCGCTCATCGGCAAGAAGGGCCGGCCGCTGCACGGCTTCCGCCTGCTGGTCGCTCCCGAGGCGCTCGACGCGGTGAAGGAGCGCTGCCTCGATGAGACCTCGACCATCGGCCTGCGCTGGCATTTCGAGGAGCGGGACCTGCTGGAGCGGCGCGGCGAGACGAGGCGCGATGGCGAGACGGCGGTTCGGGTGAAGCAGGTCCGCCGGCCTGGCCGCGTGAGCGTGAAGGTCGAGAGCGACGATCTCGCCTCCCTCGACGGCCTCACCGAGCGCCGCGCGGTGAAGGAGCGGCTGGAGGGGAGCGAGAAATGA
- a CDS encoding adenine nucleotide alpha hydrolase, translating to MTASPEARLQAVLASYPALTIAVSGGVDSMTLAHLAHRWALDGVTMFHAVSPAVPGSATERVQRHADAHGWKLSIGGSGEFEDGRYRANPVDRCYFCKTNLYDRIRALTDGIIASGANTDDLGDYRPGLKAAAERDIVHPFVEAAISKAEVRALARLHGLEDLAELPAQPCLASRIETGIAISADDLAFVNEVETALSPLLPRQAALRCRVTREGIVIEADAEHAATPMLKMQAMVLCAQAGRLFAGVRAYERGSAFIGKPAVHHG from the coding sequence ATGACCGCCTCGCCCGAAGCGCGCCTGCAAGCCGTGCTAGCCTCCTACCCTGCGCTGACCATCGCGGTGTCCGGCGGCGTCGACAGCATGACGCTGGCGCATCTGGCGCATCGCTGGGCACTGGATGGCGTCACCATGTTCCATGCGGTGTCGCCCGCCGTGCCCGGCTCGGCAACCGAGCGCGTGCAGCGTCATGCTGACGCCCATGGCTGGAAGCTCAGCATTGGCGGCTCGGGCGAGTTCGAGGATGGGCGCTATCGCGCCAACCCGGTCGACCGCTGCTATTTCTGCAAGACCAATCTCTATGACCGGATCCGCGCGCTGACCGACGGCATCATTGCCTCGGGCGCCAACACCGATGATCTCGGCGACTACCGGCCCGGGCTCAAAGCGGCGGCCGAACGGGACATCGTACACCCCTTCGTCGAGGCGGCGATCTCCAAGGCAGAGGTGCGGGCGCTGGCGCGGCTCCATGGCCTCGAAGACCTCGCCGAATTGCCGGCGCAGCCTTGCCTCGCCAGCCGCATCGAGACCGGCATTGCCATCTCCGCTGATGACCTCGCCTTCGTCAATGAGGTCGAGACCGCGCTGTCCCCGCTGCTTCCGCGGCAGGCGGCGCTGCGCTGCCGGGTGACGCGCGAGGGCATCGTCATCGAGGCCGATGCCGAACATGCGGCGACCCCGATGCTGAAGATGCAGGCCATGGTGCTGTGCGCGCAGGCCGGCCGCCTGTTCGCCGGGGTGCGCGCCTATGAGCGCGGCTCGGCCTTCATCGGCAAGCCGGCGGTCCACCATGGCTGA